A window from Xiphophorus maculatus strain JP 163 A chromosome 17, X_maculatus-5.0-male, whole genome shotgun sequence encodes these proteins:
- the dhx57 gene encoding putative ATP-dependent RNA helicase DHX57 isoform X3 translates to MTTTMISASILDPLAPAGRGGIGGAGGGGRGRGRDAGRGRGFNDRRRDSKGDRKPLPRSLVSTRVPLKAGDGSRPEASSMPLQRIFMTNENQEQLKELLRELQTQDFDEPYDRESGSDYSQEEGEEYDELDPREEGQFWVTNDEPVERDESPAYYPEEEEEEEEDKERPTPEPVISLFAVGKLCRYGFDRERSKQALESGGGEFGSTLEHLLLQVFSERYGQKAVSPDGLQGVPMDECLSQRQEEALALAAIFGDRFYERIANAVWTVSLDVSFLSDKPARNGGDAAGKNSRNVCKFYLKDRGCRFGDKCRFRHELPGRERSGAGSLDPKGPSQPGFTSYSPPEYELEVRFPKGNRYPHQAPIVAFSTNDESVAAAGRLGVTEKLFGEALAAAKSGEPVVYTLITLCEDELSMKELLAVGHHKYSTPPPVVAPQPNPLGIAKSRTSSTNSRRAAPPATQKPAEIKATGEAEEPEEEAEVEAEVEVEAVPVEAESYVNLRKKMESKHSQKTENLLQENGKLCRDFQRKRSSRRFKSMLEQRRNLPAWQEKENILDELDSCQVLVISGMTGCGKTTQIPQFILDASLAGPAGQVANIICTQPRRISAISVAQRVAQERAECLGNSVGYQIRLESVRTPATRLLYCTTGVLLRRLEGDADLRGVSHVIVDEVHERTEESDFLLLVLKDLITKRQDLKIILMSATLNANLFSEYFYDCPTIHIPGRTFPVDQFFLEDAVAKTGYVIEDGSPYLRSGKQNSSSASSQRVTRDTVDDLGDDVWNFMSFCKKDFVKDSTPDQQLSLQELTIRYKDTKKSVLKTIAAMDLDKINMDLVESLLEWIVDGQHNYPPGAVLVFMPGLAEIKMLYEQLQSNRIFNNRRTTRCVVYPLHSTLSNEEQQAVFSRPPEGVTKIIISTNIAETSVTIDDVVYVIDSGKMKEKRYDASKSMESLEDSWVSRANALQRKGRAGRVASGVCFHLFTSHCFRHQLAEQQLPEIQRVPLEQLCLRIKILDLFAEQQLESVFSRLIEPPAEGSQDAARQRLQDLGALTPDEKLTPLGYHLACLPVDVRIGKLMLFGAIFRCLDPALTIAASLAFKSPFVSPWDKREEASEKKLGFAVANSDHLALLQAYKGWCCAAKSGNQAGFRYCRENFLSWRSLQEIASLKRQFAELLSDIGFIKEGLRARVIERLSSQGADGVLEATGPEANLNSENIRLMSAMLCAALYPNVVQVRAPQGNYKMTSKGAMKMQPKANELRFMTKSDGCVHIHPSSVNYTVRHYGSPYLVYHEKVKTSRVFIRDCSMVSVYPLVLFGGGQVNVELHKGEFVISLDDGWIRFAAASHQVAELVKELRWELDQLLEDKIRNPSMDLCSCPRGSRIIRMIVHLITTQ, encoded by the exons ATGACGACGACGATGATTTCAGCCTCGATTTTGGACCCTCTCGCTCCAGCAG GACGAGGCGGCATCGGTGGTGCCGGCGGTGGCGGGCGTGGAAGGGGGAGAGATGCGGGACGAGGACGGGGATTTAATGATCGCCGAAGGGACTCGAAGGGCGACAGGAAGCCCCTCCCCAGGTCCCTTGTGAGCACCAGGGTCCCTCTGAAAGCAGGCGATGGCAGCAGGCCCGAGGCGAGCAGCATGCCCTTGCAGAGGATCTTCATGACCAATGAGAACCAAGAGCAGCTCAAGGAGTTGCTGCGGGAGCTGCAGACGCAGGATTTTGACGAGCCTTATGA CAGGGAGTCTGGCTCTGATTATTCACAAGAAGAGGGGGAGGAATATGATGAGTTGGATCCTCGTGAGGAAGGTCAGTTTTGGGTCACTAACGATGAGCCTGTGGAGCGAGATGAGAGCCCTGCTTATTAcccagaggaggaagaggaagaggaggaagacaagGAGCGGCCCACACCTGAACCCGTTATCTCCTTATTTGCTGTTGGGAAGCTCTGCAG ATACGGCTTCGACAGGGAGAGAAGCAAACAGGCTCTGGAGTCCGGCGGAGGAGAATTCGGGTCGACTTTAGAGCATCTCCTCCTCCAGGTCTTCAGCGAACGCTATGGACAGAAAGCGGTTTCCCCCGATGGCCTCCAGGGGGTGCCGATGGACGAATGCCTGAGCCAGCGTCAGGAGGAAGCCCTAGCGTTGGCTGCCATTTTTGGCGACCGTTTCTACGAGCGCATCGCCAACGCCGTGTGGACGGTGTCTCTGGACGTCTCCTTCCTCTCTGACAAACCGGCCCGAAACGGAGGCGATGCCGCGGGCAAAAACAGCCGCAACGTTTGTAAATTCTACCTCAAAGACCGCGGCTGCCGCTTCGGCGACAAATGCCGGTTCAGACACGAGCTTCCGGGTAGAGAGAGGTCCGGGGCGGGTTCCTTGGACCCAAAAGGGCCAAGCCAGCCCGGCTTCACCAGCTACTCTCCTCCTGAGTATGAGCTGGAGGTCCGCTTCCCAAAGGGAAACCGTTACCCTCACCAGGCGCCGATAGTTGCCTTCAGCACCAACGACGAGTCGGTAGCAGCCGCGGGGAGACTCGGTGTCACCGAGAAGCTGTTTGGAGAAGCACTAGCTGCGGCGAAGAGTGGCGAGCCCGTCGTTTACACCCTGATCACCCTCTGCGAGGACGAACTCAGTATGAAGGAGCTTCTGGCCGTCGGGCATCACAAGTACAGCACGCCGCCTCCTGTGGTGGCACCACAACCGAATCCTCTCGGCATCGCaaagagcagaaccagcagcacgAACAGCAGGAGGGCCGCTCCACCAGCAACCCAGAAACCCGCAGAAA TAAAAGCGACTGGAGAGGCTGAGGAGCctgaggaggaggcagaggtgGAGGCAGAGGTGGAGGTGGAAGCCGTCCCAGTGGAGGCTGAGAGCTATGTCAACCTGAGGAAGAAGATGGAGAGCAAGCACAGTCAGAAAACTGAGAACCTCCTGCAAGAAAACGGCAAGCTGTGTCGAGACTTCCAGAGAAAACGG TCTTCCCGGCGCTTTAAGTCTATGCTGGAGCAGAGGAGGAACCTCCCGGCTTGGCAGGAGAAAGAGAACATCCTGGATGAGTTGGACAGCTGTCAGGTTCTGGTGATCAGCGGGATGACCGG GTGTGGTAAGACCACTCAGATTCCTCAGTTCATCCTGGACGCCTCTCTGGCCGGTCCCGCCGGACAGGTGGCCAACATCATCTGCACCCAGCCTCGGCGGATTTCTGCCATCTCTGTGGCTCAGAGAGTCGCACAGGAGCGGGCCGAGTGTCTGGGGAACTCGGTGGGCTACCAGATCCGCCTGGAGAGCGTCAGG ACGCCGGCCACCCGGCTGCTGTACTGCACCACAGGCGTTCTGCTCAGAAGACTGGAGGGCGACGCAGACCTCAGAGGAGTCTCGCACGTTATTGTGGATGAGGTGCATGAGCGGACAGAGGAGAG CGACTTCCTGCTGTTGGTGCTTAAGGATCTTATTACAAAGAGGCAAGACCTGAAGATTATTCTAATGAGTGCCACTCTCAATGCCAACCTCTTCTCTGAGTATTTCTACGACTGTCCTACTATCCATATACCCG GTCGTACATTCCCTGTTGATCAGTTTTTCCTTGAAGATGCTGTTGCTAAAACTGG CTACGTCATAGAAGACGGCAGCCCTTACTTGCGCTCAGGAAAGCAGAACTCGTCTTCCGCAAGCAGCCAAAGAGTTACGAGGGACACGGTGGACGACTTGGGCGACGACGTGTGGAACTTCATGTCTTTCTGCAAGAAAGATTTTGTCAAAGACTCGACCCCAGACCAGCAGCTCAGCCTGCAGGAGCTGACCATTAGATACAAAG ACACAAAGAAATCTGTCCTGAAAACTATTGCTGCCATGGACCTGGACAAGATCAACATGGACTTGGTGGAGAGCCTGCTGGAGTGGATAGTGGACGGACAACACAACTACCCACCAG GTGCTGTGTTGGTGTTTATGCCAGGCCTTGCTGAGATTAAAATGCTTTATGAGCAGCTGCAGTCCAACAGAATATTCAACAACAGACGCACCACCAG atgCGTGGTCTACCCCCTCCACTCCACCCTGTCCAACGAGGAGCAGCAGGCAGTCTTCAGCCGCCCCCCCGAGGGCGTCACCAAGATCATCATCTCCACCAATATTGCGGAGACCTCGGTAACCATCGACGACGTGGTTTATGTCATCGATTCTGgaaagatgaaggaaaagaG GTACGATGCTTCCAAGAGCATGGAGAGCCTGGAGGACTCGTGGGTGTCCCGGGCCAATGCGCTGCAGAGGAAAGGTCGAGCGGGCCGAGTGGCCTCGGGGGTTTGCTTCCACCTCTTCACCAGCCACTGCTTCCGCCATCAGCTGGCCGAGCAGCAGCTGCCCGAGATCCAGAGAGTTCCCCTGGAGCAGCTCTGCCTGCG AATTAAGATCCTGGACTTGTTCGCCGAGCAGCAGCTGGAGTCCGTCTTCTCTCGGCTCATCGAGCCGCCGGCCGAGGGGAGCCAGGACGCCGCCAGGCAGCGCCTCCAGGACCTGGGAGCTCTGACCCCGGATGAGAAGCTGACCCCACTGGGCTACCACCTGGCCTGCCTGCCCGTCGACGTGCGCATCGGGAAACTCATGCTGTTCGGCGCCATCTTCCGCTGCCTCGACCCGGCGCTCACCATCGCAGCCAGTCTGGCCTTTAAATCACCGTTT GTGTCACCATGGGATAAGAGAGAGGAAGCCAGTGAGAAGAAACTTGGCTTTGCTGTGGCCAACAGTGACCATCTGGCTTTGTTACAGGCATACAAG GGTTGGTGCTGCGCTGCAAAGAGCGGTAACCAGGCCGGCTTCCGCTACTGTAGGGAGAACTTCCTGTCCTGGCGCAGTTTGCAG GAAATCGCCAGCCTGAAGAGGCAGTTTGCAGAGCTGCTGTCAGACATCGGCTTCATTAAGGAGGGATTGAGGGCCAGGGTTATTGAACGCTTATCCTCACAGGGAGCGGATGGTGTTTTGGAGGCTACTGGGCCTGAG GCCAACCTTAACTCAGAAAACATCCGCCTGATGTCTGCAATGCTGTGCGCAGCTCTCTATCCAAATGTGGTGCAG GTTCGAGCTCCGCAGGGGAATTACAAGATGACCAGCAAGGGAGCCATGAAGATGCAACCGAAAGCCAACGAGCTGCGCTTCATGACCAAGAGCGACGGCTGCGTCCACATCCACCCCTCGTCCGTCAACTACACA GTGCGTCATTACGGCAGCCCCTACCTGGTTTACCACGAGAAGGTGAAGACGAGCCGCGTCTTCATCAGAGACTGCAGCATGGTGTCCGTCTACCCGCTGGTGCTGTTCGGAGGCGGTCAGGTCAATGTGGAGCTCCACAAAGGGGAGTTTGTCATCTCTCTGGATGACGGCTGGATCCGGTTCGCAGCAGCATCGCATCAG gtggCTGAGCTGGTGAAGGAGCTGCGCTGGGAGCTGGACCAGCTGCTGGAAGACAAAATCAGGAACCCGAGCATGGACCTGTGCAGCTGCCCCCGAGGTTCCCGCATCATCCGCATGATCGTCCACCTCATAACCACCCAGTAA